Proteins from one Leptidea sinapis chromosome 44, ilLepSina1.1, whole genome shotgun sequence genomic window:
- the LOC126977290 gene encoding uncharacterized protein LOC126977290 isoform X1 produces MMEGERKINLSEGVPLNSAGAANIFLNTGKNSKVNDGTVIHLKTEKPADVGVHINTTFSIASSKKIKLIFILNFLLSVICMIISCSIAFYYWNEMISMRRQLDTLRDQFLVQNLKDGVLNQDRIVQSHLRSHQRTPEVREPRTGIKDEIPPNTRRYYVEDLGDDMLLVDSSKKSPSHGGNSVYDLSIFQKAPLVVQFNGALKELNIGTQSLIGPWSRDKEVSTKGSETKIELNANYFTIKESGLYLVYAQVVYLTHASNCYFVWARQPASEPRLLSTCATGDDTSARPLDRSQISCSVQAVARLFAGDTVNIAQREQNRTIWLRPGYTYIGFVKLSS; encoded by the exons atgatggagggagaaagaaaaataaacttgaGCGAAGGTGTCCCACTTAATTCGGCAGGTGCagctaatatatttttgaacacGGGTAAAAATTCAAAAGTAAACGATGGTACTGTCATTCATCTGAAAACAG AGAAACCGGCTGACGTTGGCGTGCATATAAATACGACCTTCTCCATCGCGTCTTCCAAGAAAATAAAGCTAATATTCATTTTGAACTTTTTGCTTAGTGTAATATGTATGATTATAAGTTGTTcaatagcattttattattgGAATGAAATGATATCCATGAGAAGACAACTAGACACTTTAAGAGACCAGTTTCTTGTACAGAATTTAAAAGATGGTGTTCTTAACCAGGACAGAATTGTACAGAGCCATTTAAGATCACACCAAAGAACTCCAGAAGTTAGGGAACCAAGAACGGGAATAAAGGATGAAATACCTCCAAATACAAGAAGGTATTATGTTGAGGATCTTGGAGATGATATGTTGCTTGTTGATTCAAGCAAGAAAAGTCCTAGTCATGGTGGAAATTCAGTTTATGATTTATCCATCttccaaaaag cACCTCTAGTCGTGCAATTTAATGGTGCCCTGAAGGAACTCAATATTGGAACCCaat CGCTAATAGGCCCGTGGTCGCGAGACAAGGAGGTTTCGACGAAGGGAAGCGAGACCAAAATAGAGCTCAACGCCAACTATTTCACTATTAAGGAGAGCGGACTTTATTTAGTCTACGCTCAA GTGGTGTACCTAACGCACGCGTCGAACTGCTACTTCGTGTGGGCTCGGCAGCCGGCCAGTGAGCCGCGCCTGCTGAGCACGTGCGCGACCGGCGACGACACGAGCGCGCGACCGCTCGACAGGTCGCAGATCTCGTGCTCCGTGCAGGCCGTGGCGCGACTGTTCGCGGGCGACACCGTGAATATCGCGCAGCGGGAGCAGAACCGGACCATCTGGCTGCGCCCGGGCTACACCTATATTGGTTTTGTTAAACTCAGCTCTTAG
- the LOC126977290 gene encoding uncharacterized protein LOC126977290 isoform X2: MMEGERKINLSEGVPLNSAGAANIFLNTEKPADVGVHINTTFSIASSKKIKLIFILNFLLSVICMIISCSIAFYYWNEMISMRRQLDTLRDQFLVQNLKDGVLNQDRIVQSHLRSHQRTPEVREPRTGIKDEIPPNTRRYYVEDLGDDMLLVDSSKKSPSHGGNSVYDLSIFQKAPLVVQFNGALKELNIGTQSLIGPWSRDKEVSTKGSETKIELNANYFTIKESGLYLVYAQVVYLTHASNCYFVWARQPASEPRLLSTCATGDDTSARPLDRSQISCSVQAVARLFAGDTVNIAQREQNRTIWLRPGYTYIGFVKLSS; this comes from the exons atgatggagggagaaagaaaaataaacttgaGCGAAGGTGTCCCACTTAATTCGGCAGGTGCagctaatatatttttgaacacGG AGAAACCGGCTGACGTTGGCGTGCATATAAATACGACCTTCTCCATCGCGTCTTCCAAGAAAATAAAGCTAATATTCATTTTGAACTTTTTGCTTAGTGTAATATGTATGATTATAAGTTGTTcaatagcattttattattgGAATGAAATGATATCCATGAGAAGACAACTAGACACTTTAAGAGACCAGTTTCTTGTACAGAATTTAAAAGATGGTGTTCTTAACCAGGACAGAATTGTACAGAGCCATTTAAGATCACACCAAAGAACTCCAGAAGTTAGGGAACCAAGAACGGGAATAAAGGATGAAATACCTCCAAATACAAGAAGGTATTATGTTGAGGATCTTGGAGATGATATGTTGCTTGTTGATTCAAGCAAGAAAAGTCCTAGTCATGGTGGAAATTCAGTTTATGATTTATCCATCttccaaaaag cACCTCTAGTCGTGCAATTTAATGGTGCCCTGAAGGAACTCAATATTGGAACCCaat CGCTAATAGGCCCGTGGTCGCGAGACAAGGAGGTTTCGACGAAGGGAAGCGAGACCAAAATAGAGCTCAACGCCAACTATTTCACTATTAAGGAGAGCGGACTTTATTTAGTCTACGCTCAA GTGGTGTACCTAACGCACGCGTCGAACTGCTACTTCGTGTGGGCTCGGCAGCCGGCCAGTGAGCCGCGCCTGCTGAGCACGTGCGCGACCGGCGACGACACGAGCGCGCGACCGCTCGACAGGTCGCAGATCTCGTGCTCCGTGCAGGCCGTGGCGCGACTGTTCGCGGGCGACACCGTGAATATCGCGCAGCGGGAGCAGAACCGGACCATCTGGCTGCGCCCGGGCTACACCTATATTGGTTTTGTTAAACTCAGCTCTTAG